Proteins from a single region of Urocitellus parryii isolate mUroPar1 chromosome 4, mUroPar1.hap1, whole genome shotgun sequence:
- the LOC144254424 gene encoding olfactory receptor 5P76-like: MDSLVNGNHTAVTEFILLGLTEDPVLHIFLFVIILCIYLVTICGNLSTILLIRVSSQLHHPMYFFLSHLASADIGYSSSVTPNMLVNFLVERNAISYLGCATQLGSAVFFGTVECFLLAAMAYDRFVAICNPLLYSTKMSTQVCLQLFVVAYTGGFLNASSFVISFFSLLFCGPNRVNHFFYDFAPLVELSCSDVGISAIVSTFSAGSIIVVTVFVIAISYIYILITILRMSSTEGRHKAFSTCTSHLTAVTLFYGTITFIYVMPRSNYSTDQNKVVSVFYMVVIPMLNPLIYSLRNQEIKGALKRQLSKKILS; this comes from the coding sequence ATGGATTCCCTGGTCAATGGGAACCACACTGCAGTGACAGAGTTCATTCTATTGGGCTTAACTGAGGATCCAGTCCTCCACATCTTCCTCTTTGTGATCATCCTGTGCATCTACCTGGTGACCATCTGTGGCAATCTCAGCACGATCCTTCTCATCAGAGTCTCTTCTCAGCTCCATCACCCCATGTACTTTTTTCTGAGCCACTTAGCTTCTGCTGACATAGGCTATTCGTCTTCTGTCACACCCAATATGCTTGTAAACTTCCTGGTGGAGAGAAATGCCATCTCCTACCTTGGGTGTGCCACCCAGCTTGGTTCAGCAGTGTTCTTTGGGACAGTGGAGTGCTTCCTTCTGGCTGCCATGGCTTATGATCGCTTTGTGGCAATCTGCAACCCACTGCTATACTCCACCAAAATGTCCACACAAGTCTGTCTCCAGCTATTTGTAGTGGCTTATACAGGGGGTTTCCTCAATGCTTCCTcctttgtcatttctttcttttctttgctcttctgtGGACCAAATCGAGTCAACCATTTTTTCTATGATTTTGCTCCATTAGTTGAACTCTCCTGTTCTGATGTTGGAATCTCTGCAATTGTTTCCACATTTTCTGCTGGCTCCATCATTGTGGTCACTGTGTTTGTCATTGCCATCTCCTACATATACATCCTCATCACCATCCTGAGGATGAGCTCCACTGAGGGGCGCcacaaggccttctccacctgcacctcCCACCTCACTGCAGTCACTCTGTTCTATGGGACCATTACCTTCATTTATGTGATGCCCAGGTCCAACTACTCCACTGACCAGAACAAGGTGGTGTCAGTGTTCTACATGGTGGTGATCCCCATGCTGAACCCTCTCATCTATAGTCTTAGGAACCAGGAGATTAAGGGGGCTCTGAAGAGACAGCTTAGTAAGAAAATATTATCTTAG